AACCACTTCCACTGTGGTAGCTTCAGGATCAACTCTGACATAGTTGACATAAACTATCTCTGAGTGTTCTTTGATTTTGATTTTGATATGAAGATCGTTCACCGCCGTTAGCTGATTCTGGGTGAACCTATAAGTAACGGTAACCTCACCGGTCTCTGCTCGGGCTACTGTCGGCATTAGCGCGACAATAAGCAGCAGGACGCACGCGGAAAAAATACTGAATCTGTTTCTCATTTAATGGCCTCCTTTGGCATGTTGATATACAGACTGCTCCGCCAATGAATTTAGCAAATCATAATTCTGCTGGTGCAAAGGTGTCGAGATGCTGTACCTGACGCAAATGCCTAAGGTGCTGTCCTGAATTTCCTTGAATGTAGATGTTTCTTTCCCTTAGGATTTTATGGACAGGATTCTATCACAGTTTAAGCCATTCGTCAACAATGACATGCCCCCGCTTATGTTGGTGCCCCCCGGGTGCCCCCACCACACCCTGCTGTATAATCCCCAGTTCAATTATCCCGTAAGAGTTGAATTATACGATAGAATCCGGTTTCTGCAGCAGATACCGCGCTTGAGGTCACCTGCGTGTAAAACATCGGATCCATTAATTCTTTGAAATAATCAAAACAGAGCCTGAATATACGCAACTTACAGCGAAATAAAAGGTTATAGGGACTTGACTATCCTTGAAGTCTACGCAAACATGAATATAACGATGGATTAGTGGTGCCCCCGTGGTGCCCTGGATATTCCTTGAGACCCGATGTCAGGAGCTGATTTTGATGCCTAAATTAACAAAAAGACTTGTAGAAGAGCTGAAACCGAAAACCCACGATTACAGGGTCTGGGATGACAAAACATCTGGCTTTGGAGTTAGGGTGAAACCTTCGGGGGCACTCGCTTACTTCGTCAGCTACAGAAACAAAGGAAAGAAGGTCAGGCGATTCACTATCGGACGTAGTGAGGAGATCACGCCAATGGAAGCAAGGAAAAAGGCGATACAGTTTCTTGCTCAGGTCTCCCTCGGACACGACCCCATGGCGATCGCTCTTGAGACTGCAGAAGTGACCACCTTTGGCGATTTAGCGAGTGAATATCTTCAGAGAAAAGGAAGCGAGAAGGTCATCAAGGAAGATGCGAGAATTCTTGAAAAGGACGTACTCCCAACGCTTGGAGACATCCCGGTCGAGAAGGTGCAGAGACGAACAGTTGTTATTCTAATTGACAAGATCAGGGACCGTGGTTCTCCGGTAATGGCGAATAGGTGTGGTGGGCTTGTAAAAAGAATCTATTCCTTCGGCATCTCCCGAGGCGTAATCGAAGAAAACCCAGCTCGTGACATTAAATCCACGAGAGAAAGATCCAGAGACCGTGTCCTGACCGATAAAGAGATTGCTGTATTCTGGGACAGAGTCGATGACCTTCCTTACAGTACTCACCTGAAATCGGCACTGAAGTTGATTCTCGTCACTGGACAGCGACCTGGAGAAGTCATAGGAGCCGAATGGGATGATTTCGACTTCGAGAACGGGGTCTGGAACATACCCGGAGAGAAGACAAAGAATCGCCTCTCACACTCTGTCCCCCTCAGTTCTCTGGCGGAAGAAATAATCAGGGACATTCCTCGACACGACGGCAGCCGATTCCTGTTCCCTGCTAAACGCGGGAAAAGCATCAACGATAGTAAGCACATGCACGTGAGCGCCATGGCTCACGCAATCGGGCTGCACAGGGAGATATTCGGAAAGAAAAGCTGGTCTCCTCATGACCTACGCCGAACAGCAGCCACGGGGCTCGCTTCTCTGGGAATCTCCAGGCTTGTCGTTTCAAAAATTCTGAATCATAAAGATCGCGCCGTTACCGGAATTTATGACAGATTTGCTTACGAGACGGAAAAACGACAGGCGTTGGAAGCGTGGGCGCAGAAGATCGTCGAGATAACAGAAGGACGAAAGGGAATTGTGATTCCGCTAATGAAATAGGCTGACTTGTTATAGAAGCTCTTCGGTAAGTTCTCTGATCTTGGGATCTGGGTGTTTGATGAGTTTTTTCTTTTCGTAGGTGATAAAGTCTGGATGAGTGGAGATGCGATATCGATTTGATCCATCGTTCTGGATAAACTTCTTCGCGTCCTTCTTAAGCAGATATCCCTGCAATTTATCTCTGAGAAGATTATACTGTTGATATCCCTGTTCGTTAGTAATCACGTCCTCTTCTTTCAGGGTAATAACATTAACCCATCCCCCTTTATTCTTCTTCAATTCCACCACAAAACGTAGAAACAACTTTAAAAGGGAATCTCCGATTTTTGTCTTATGACCATTAACTTCAATAAAGTTGCTTCTGCCCATTGGTATCGAGCCGGGGATAA
Above is a genomic segment from Candidatus Latescibacterota bacterium containing:
- a CDS encoding tyrosine-type recombinase/integrase; amino-acid sequence: MPKLTKRLVEELKPKTHDYRVWDDKTSGFGVRVKPSGALAYFVSYRNKGKKVRRFTIGRSEEITPMEARKKAIQFLAQVSLGHDPMAIALETAEVTTFGDLASEYLQRKGSEKVIKEDARILEKDVLPTLGDIPVEKVQRRTVVILIDKIRDRGSPVMANRCGGLVKRIYSFGISRGVIEENPARDIKSTRERSRDRVLTDKEIAVFWDRVDDLPYSTHLKSALKLILVTGQRPGEVIGAEWDDFDFENGVWNIPGEKTKNRLSHSVPLSSLAEEIIRDIPRHDGSRFLFPAKRGKSINDSKHMHVSAMAHAIGLHREIFGKKSWSPHDLRRTAATGLASLGISRLVVSKILNHKDRAVTGIYDRFAYETEKRQALEAWAQKIVEITEGRKGIVIPLMK